ATAAATGTTTAGACTAGGGAAACCAatatagacagaaagtagattgttTGCCAGGGGCTGGTAAAGAGTGAGGAATAAGGAGTTACTGCTTTAATGGGtaaagggtttcttttgggggttaTGAAACTGTTCTGGAATCAGAAGTGATAGCATCACAGCATTGTGAATGTATTAAAAGTACACTGaattggggagcacctgggtggctcagtcagttaagcatccgaatcttgatctcagctcagaccatgatctcagggttgtcagttcaaaccctgtgttgggccccacgctgggtgtagagcctacttaaaaacaaaacaaaacactgaattgtacacttaaaaatggatgGCCagaatggtgaattttatgttatgtgggcTTTACCttaccaataaaatgaaaagaaaacaaaaactcaaattcCCAACCATGGCTGTCAATAGCCGAGAATAACTTACTGGCTAGAAAtgaacccaaaacaaaacagaaacactaaacaggaagagagaaaaacaaattataaaaagattTAACAATGTAATAATTGGTATACTGGAGTCACACTGAAGAGCCAAGAAAAGACATGCCCGGGCTTTCAGTGTTCATGTGGTCCACATCTCCGTCATTGAAGATTACCTGGCTCTGCTAGGTGGAACAATTGGACATATGGGTGTTTCAGAGCTAAAGATAATTATGGAAGAAGTATAAAATCATGGCACTTAGACAGACATGAACACATGTTGAAAAAATTTGTTTATCATATGAGCAAATTGGCAGATTTTGTAACTAGTTCAcgagagaatccaaagaagagaagcaggaatATTGATCAGAAATAGTGAGAGGAATGTATAAATGGAGGCAAAATTGGTTTGATTACTGTGTGAGAGGGGGATGAACTGAGCCTGCCTTGGAGGTCGTGCATGTCTGTCACTGACCTACAACTTAAAAAGGGACAAAAGAGAGTTTGAAGACAACATAAGGCTGGAATACCTGGAGTGGTGTCCTATAGCCaaggaaaaaaattcactgaaacaAATCTTTTGCTAGAATACTGCAGTCAAGTTCCCTCATAAAGAGGGTCCAGTGCAGTCAACAGGGAGACCAGGTTTCTGTCATGGATGTTTCCAGGCCAGTCCTGAGCAGGGCGCAGTGACATCAGCGACACCAGTGACATCATAATGTCGGAGGTGTCATATAAGCAGCTCCCTGACCAGTGAGGGGCACACTTGGTAGGAGTCGGCGCCGGCATCCTGCCACCCTCGGGCCAGCGGGACGGTCAGGCCGGGCCGATCGGGTTCCAACCCAGCACGAGGCATGTCTGGGAGGCGCCGCCGCCGGCACCGTCGCAGACGGAGGAGGCACGCGGTGTCCCGCTCCAGGAGAGCCGAGCTGCAATTCCCGGTCAGCCGCGTGGAGCGTCTCCTGCGAGAGGGTCGCTACGGCCCGCGCCTGAGCGCGTCCACCCCGGTCTTCCTGACCGCCGTTCTCGAGTACCTGACGGCCAACATCCTGGAGCTGGCGGGCAAGGAGGCTCTGGACAGCCACAAGATGCGCATCACCCCGGAGCACGTGCAGCGAGCCCTGGGCAGCAACCAGCACCTCAGGGGTCTCCTCGAGAACAACACCTCCCCTCGGGTGGATGGGCTGCCCCGAGTTCGGAAGTGGTGATGCCCGCGTCCCCGAGCCGGCCCCCTCGTCCGGACCCCGAAGCCGCCCACAGATGAGGGAGGCCTGGCCTTGTGTCTGCACGTGACATTAAAGGAGTTAACTCCAGGGCCGTGCCTCTGACCGGTGTCTGTTTCTGTCATTCGGAGGTAGCTGGAGGTGTCTGTCAGACATCCGGGAGGAGACCTCCCATGGGAGGTGGAGGGTGGACGGGCGGTCAGTGTGGGATGCTGGACTCGGGCATTTCGGGGAGCGGTTTCGCTGGGGACAGTGCAGGAAGCGGCCCTGAGGGAGTAGCGGGTCAGGGGGAAGAGACTTCCTCACTGGCGCTGAGCCAGTCCAGGCTTGTGAGGCCAGGaggctggcggggtgggggtggctctCCCAGGCATGTTGAATGcccaggagggtgggggctgAAGACCACGACTGAGGTGCCACAGGCCTTATTCCTGACCGGAGACCATGTGGAAGTCAGGAGGTGatggcagtgggggtgggtggggagggtggcatAGCAGCCGACACGCACTTAACGGGCCAGGGCTTCGCATGAAGATTGAGGAGCGACGGGGAAACCATGAAGAGGTACACGTAGAAGGAACTCTGCTCAGGTTGATTTGATGGCCTTATACCCCGCCTCATTCCGAAAAAGGGCTCGAGGTAGGGATTATTAGCTAGTGCTGCGGTACTCTGTGGAGTATATCCTTCTGCCCTCTCTCGCGGACACTGGTCAACCGTATAGCACTATGAAAGGTAGGTAGCATCTGGCCTAAGACATGCGATCCTAGacgttctttttaaaaaccatttgttaatgtttctctattttgagagagagcatacagggaaggggctgaacgagagggagagggagaatcccaagggaACTCCCTACCaccggcgcagagcccgatgcggggctcgatcccagggactgtgagatcatgacctgagccaaaaccaacagtcagacccttgactgagcctcccaggtgtcccaatcCTATGAAGTTCTTAATGGTTATTGTTAAtagatttatttagaaatatactcCATTATAAACTCCTGTAGTAATCTCATTCTCCATGAAACACCTAACCCGTCTACGATCATATACTTGATGGAGCAACATAGAGTTATCAGTGGCTGAATACGTGTTTGGAGAGGTACAAGTGTGTTCCGTGTAAGTTCTGTCCCAAGTGGTGGACTCGGGAGGACATACAGTTCTTACAAAGACTCTTGAGGCGTTTTGGGTTAAAAAGAGTTGTCACGTCAAGTGTTCTGGCAGTCTTTCCCCTTCCTGTGACTGtcaacatttaatattttctccagttCATCATGTGctcaagccccccccccacccccacagcccccTAGACTGTCACAGAGGGCTGGTCAGAGGTTGCCTAGGCAGCGTCGACAAAGGGATCAGAGGAGCTGGGTTGGCCATCCCAGTTCACCACTTTGTGGCCGTGTGATCTGGGACACTCCTCTGTTGCCTCTGAAAAGCACTTTCCcgtgtgaaatggggataataagggTTCCCCCATCTTTGGATTTTTGCAAAGATTAAGTCATTGTGTGCCTGTCAACTGGTGCATAGCGCAGCGCCCGGCACAGGGTGCGCCCTGAGTGCGTAGCTGCAcgtctctccctttctgtagACCACATGCTTAGGCGTGcttccccaggtgcccctggcctggaTCTCACGCGAtggcctggggcctgggccaCTGGCTGTGAGACCGCAGCCTGCTGAACctcggggagagacagagtgccacgCAGAGGAAGCAGCCAGAGGTACACCCAGGAACCAGACGGGCCTCAGCCTggtttcctctctgctcccctctgcctggggactcaccctctctctgcttcctgccaCCATCTTTTAAAGTGTGGAGTTGGCTTAGCCTTTACCTGCTTCATAGGAGTGTCCTGACAATAATAGTGTCAGGGTTGTGTTTAGAGCTGATTTGAATATGTGCTCGTACAAATCCAAGAAACTTTTCTTGCTCCACAATGCCATTCAACCAAATAGTTACAGAAACCTCACTGTCAAGATGTCTGCCTTTCCAAGTTGTGATTTATTGTAGAGAGCCAGGAAGCCCTCTTTGCCTTAGCCAAGCTCAACTGTTACCCCTGTGTTCATTTGAGTAGCAAGcaggtatctctctctctctctctctctctctctctctctctctctctctctctctttctctctctctctctctctttctctctttctctctctctctctctctctctctctctttctctctctctctctctctctctctctctttctctctttctctctctctctctctctctctctctctctctctctctctctttctctctttctcaaataaacattaaggccAGAGAGGTGAGAGTAGGTGGATAAACCATGTTGGGTTAGCAGACCTGTGTGGTCAGGTGGTCACTTTACAGTCCATGCAGTAGTCCACACTAATGGTCTCTGTGACGCCTGTAGGGAGCCAGACTTCCTGGGCTCCTTCACACTGTCCGGTGTCCAAAGTGGAATTTGGAGGTTTAGTGACCTTGTGTTGGCAAGCCCTCTGTGGTCACAGGGGCATGGGACAATCAGGCAGAGCAATACTGCCATCCCTTTAAGAATTGtacttcaggggagcctgggtgactgaaccagttaagcggctgactcttggttttagctcaggtcataatctcatggttcttgggacggagccccatgttgggctttgtgctaacagcatggagcctgcttgggattcattcatatattcattcattcattcattcattctctctctctctctctcgataaataataaatttaaaaaaaagaactgtgctTCAGCTTTGCTTGTGGATTTCACAGGAAACATGGGGGCCAGGGCCAGTACAGGATGGGTGTAAATGCAGCCCCTGCCAAATCCCCCTCCTACACGTGCACAGGAATCCTCCACtcaggggaggcaggtggagagggGAATCACTGCTCCTGGGAAAGAATGAGCCACCAAGTTTAGCCCCTTGTGCATTTCAAAAAAGTAGGAGGTGGAGGATGTTGAGGAAGGATCAGCTCTAGCTTGGGCCCTGGAGGGAGGACACCGTTGACGACCAGTGCCCTGTTGGGAATGGGAAACTAAAACCAGAGTGACTGGGGTCCGGGCCTGAGGGGTGTGTAGCTGCCAAACTAGGTCTGGGATCCAAAGGTGTATCAGGACAGGCTGAGGTCAGACACGGGTCAGCACAGCAGAAAACATAATGTGTGAGAAGAGATGAGCCCAAGAGTTGAGTCTGGGGGAATCTGGAAGGTTGTGTGGGCTCGGGGTTGGCATGAGCACAAGGCATGGGGATTAGGCTGGGCTCCCACTGAGAACAGCCTTTGGGAACAGAGACGTTTGAAGGCCCAGGCTCCCTTAGTTCCTCAATCTGACATCCTACAGGATGTGGCCAGGATGCAGGTAGCAGATGGGATCATTAGGCCTACAATGATGTATTTACAGGAAAATTAATCAGCTGccagcatttaaaataaagaatttttaacataaaaaccTCAGTCACTGGCTTCTCGGGTGAAGCCAAAATGTCTGCGCACACGTGTTTATTGTCACATGAAGATGTCTGGCTGCTGTCCCGTGACTACTGGGCCTCTCTGGTTTGCCACAGTGCTCACCCTTTGCCGTTGTATCTCACGTATGACCCACGTCACTCCTTTACAGTACCGTCCCGTCTCTTAAAGTTGCTTGAGTTCGTTATCCTCACCATCCTAAAACCAGTTTTCTGAAGGGTAAAGTTCTCTCCTTCAATAGATTAGAACAGCACAGTGCTCCTCACAGTTGTCTTTGGTATGGGGCCAGTATTTTCTGTTGTTCAGATAGATTGTGAACTGATATGTGGTCCTATTTTCCTAGGACTAGAATGGAATTTACATTTGACTCTTCACTCGAATTCAGCTACATCTGAACTAGTATATACTCTGTTCAACAAGAAGACTCCACTCACTTAAGTGTTGTGGCAAAACCCACGATTGCTGTAAAGGTCGCTAAACGCCGACCATTTCCGAACCGGTCGTAGCTGATCAGTAACATAATTTAATGATCTACATCAGTCCCTAAGTCACATTTGAATAGCACTGTAAgagtgaatttattttattttattctttaaggaGTGTGGTTTCAAATCTAGGAAAGGCCTCAAATAGGACCTGTATTTGATGTTTCATTTAGTGTTTCTGCTTCAGAGTCCTTCATGAAAACGGAAGACTGGTACGTCATGTATTTAGGGTTTTGAAATCTCTGCGGGGAAAAATCTCTCTCCACTgcatctttttaaacaaaatcgaAAGGAAACCGGTTTGCGGCAAGGAGGCAGGTCAGGTAGTGTCATTGTGGGACGCTTGGGTTCTGCCACATAGGATGAAAGGAATTCACCAACTCGACTGTGGAGGAGAGAGCTTTCATGACATACTGGGACAGAAGAGTgccagaagagggaggaaagtcaGGTTCTGGTCTCCCACGGGTGTGGTTTCCTTGGGGGCGCATCAGCTTCCACAGCTATAAAATGAGGAGGTTGGACAAAATTGTTTCAGAGGTCTGCTCAAGGTGTACAATTACCAGTCTGAGCTTTTCCCAAGAAAAGTCTGTACTGACAGTGGGTAAATGGGGCACAGAGGACAGGAATTATTTTTTAGGGtgtccattttacagctgaggccACTTTGGCCCAGAGCTGACCCTCAACTCTCCAAACGTCACATGGCCAATGGGTAGAACAGTGAGTATGCCAGTCCTGTTCTCGTACCTGTTGTTGGGGCTCCTCCGCTACTATAGCCTGAGAGATGAGCCTCAAGAGAGAAAGTGTGTAATATTCTCCTCTGGGATAAAGAAGCTACTCTCTTGGATATAGAGATGTCGGGGTTTATTGGATCTCTGGGTAAGCACGAGCAACAACTCTCAAGAACTTTTacttgtgttttatttcagaaagGGTTAGGATCAAGGACTGATTTTATGGTTCAGGCCTTTCAATCTGCAAATCCAGGTCTTCTTCCACTGGGCATTGTAATAGTTGTGTCATGAACCCACCCCCTCAAATAAGGTGtttttgagattctctgtccACTGACATGGTCTTAAAGGTGATTGTGATGACATCAGAAGCCTGTGCTTAAGAGTTTATTCTTGAGGTGTCTAAGTTACTGTCCTTTTTTATGGTTCTGAGACCATCCTTACTTGCTGAAGGCAAATTCTCTGGGCTGTAGATGGCTTATAAGGCCTTCAGGGAAGCATCAGTGTAAATCAAAATAACAAACTGGAGGAGACAGATACTTATGGCTGAGATCAACTTGGTGATAATTCTCATAAGTAAAACTCTTGTGGGAGGGCATAACAATAAAAGTGCAACTACAGGTGAAATTACCTTTTTCtgtcatatgtaaaagaaaaggcagaaaaagagtttTTGACTCAGTGTCTGTAAGCATAATGATGTAACCCTTTTTCAAAAAAGTATGGAATCGGTTCTAGACTTATGGATTTTAATAAAATCTCCTTGGTGCATTAgagttctccagaaaaaaaaactgaaccaataggatatatctatatatctatatctatatctatatctatatctatatctatatctatatatctatgtctctgcatgtgtgtacatatacatgtgaTTGGTTCATGTGGTTATCTGATCTAACAAGTCCTAATTCTGTAAGGCAGTCCAGCAGGCCGGGAACTCTGGCCAGATTTCAACGTTACAGTGTGGCCAAATTCTTTGCCAAGAACTCTCAGTTTTTGTTCTTTAGACTTTCAACTGATTGTGTGATGgtaatttcctttccttatagtcaactgattgtagatgttaaactcatttaaaaagtatcttcacagcaacacctagacTTGTATTTGGCCAGATGAGTCGGCACCATAGCCTAGCAAA
The window above is part of the Panthera tigris isolate Pti1 chromosome X, P.tigris_Pti1_mat1.1, whole genome shotgun sequence genome. Proteins encoded here:
- the LOC122235416 gene encoding histone H2A-Bbd type 1-like, translating into MSGRRRRRHRRRRRRHAVSRSRRAELQFPVSRVERLLREGRYGPRLSASTPVFLTAVLEYLTANILELAGKEALDSHKMRITPEHVQRALGSNQHLRGLLENNTSPRVDGLPRVRKW